The region GGGGAtgactgcacaaacgacccagtacaaaaagaagtcatcagcaaaagtatATTATAAGCTCCCAAAAgacccagagagcctgctatggggGCTATAAGATTTTACCCTTCTCTTGTATCTCTGATATCACATCTCTTAGCTAGCTTGGTGAAGGGAGAGTTATGTCCCGGAAAGATTCATGGAAAAATGTTAATGATAAACGTTGGAATGATAAAGTCGTTGTCCGAAAGTATTTATTTAATCCTACACAAAGTTCTTTCACTTCTCGGGGTATGACTTGGTTGCTTCGTCGTAAGAAGGAGGAGGCTCATCACCGGCCCAGGCAGCCGGGGTGTACGGTGGGAGCACGGGGTTTGTCGGGGCGGTAGGTGACGTCAGGGACGGTCGGGCACCCATGGGAGGGTACGGCACAGGGTATGGCACCTGTTCTTCTTGGCGATTCCCCTGGGAATATCTGCAgtataaacaaagaaacatatgTCAAAGTGACTCCTCGGTTATACACTTGTACACTGGAGTTGACTCGTAACATCGTTTTATCACGATTAGAACTCCAACCAGTCAAAGGCGAAAAAGAAGTCTTCAACTTAGTTTTGTCTGTTTAGCTGCAAGTGCGTTTTATCGTCTTTGTAAATGTTGCGTCTACTTTCACGACAATCTCTAAACTTCACTCAGTTCTTGCTTCAGGCTTCTTTCGTGAATTTAAAAAgtcattttgtaattttttccattgagtTTTATATGTGGTACGTCAGACATTCATCTTTTCGACTATTTGACGACTATGTCTATGACTATGTCTTCTTAAGGACTACTGAATTGTTACGTCACCTTGAGTATGAAGGGTAGGGCCAGGCTCGGGTCGGTGCCGCCATGTTGGGCTGCCGTGAAGTGCTAGTAGCTGGAGTAGGGCGTGCTATAACCACCTGCCCGGGTACCGTCCTGTCGGTACTCACCGTCCGTCCTGCGTACTCTGTAGTCTCATCCAAGGTGTGTATGCCGCCATGCCACTGAACACACTTCACCAGACACAGCACGAAACACACGGCCAGCATGAGCGGACCGATATACATTGCCGGAGTGACATACGTGGTGCTAAATCCTATTGTCGTGACGATAAAACCTCCTAGACACAAAACAGCAGTGAACAGAGTCTTCACCAGATCCGGGTCCAGTCTTTGAGCAATGGACAGTCCGTTGGTGGCTCTCATATCATTTCCGGTTGTGGGGAACATGATTCTAGTCCAATATTGCGGTATGTCTTTGTCATACGGGCTATAGTCTTCTGCTGCCGTTTAAGAAGTCACCGGCCATGTTGTCTTCGTATCCAGGTGTCATCAAGTAGCTAGCTAAAATTATGGCTCCCAAAAATCTTTCCAAGCAACCGAACGTCTTGTAAAAAGTCTCTAAAAGTTTCAAGTGCATTGAAGGAGACTACACCCAAGTCAAACAAGCTGTGGTCGTCCCTGATCCGTTCAAACCATACCGACGCACGGCATGTCGGGATGTCGACCCTGTGTAAGAAAACCCGAAAAACTGCCTGAGGACAGACAAACAGTCAGGTGATGATTAGTACAACCTGCCCAACCAGTTTGACTAAGCTGCTTAAAATATCCATTTCATCACTGGGGCACCTTTCAGCTAAGACAATATGTCTAATTACCACTTTTTTTAGAATATCAACAtaaacataatctccaagcagatctccacggtgctaaaatcgtacaagctagccagagtcagagaagctccagtcagccagggaagttgtcaggcaccgtaaaaactcattctgccagttggatactgtctttacaaccgttgggtctgcttggagactacataaACATTCTCATGAAGAGTGTACATGTTTTTGCAAAATATTCAATCGTCTGATTAATTTTGTCTGACAGGGCGTGTTTTTTGAAAGGATTAGTATTAAAAGCAAAACTTTGAAACGTTGCTGTTGTGTTACTGACTCTAACCGAGCCTAATCTACACGTCCTAGCCTGGCCGCTGTGGGAAGATCCCCCGAAATTGCCGTTGAATTGTTGAAATTTGGTTTGTCTGGGAACTTTACTTTAAACAAATACAATGCGAACCAAAGAGCACGAAGAAGGCAAACCCTTTCCAACTACTAATTCTAACCAGTCTGACTGACTACAGGTATtttgttattctccaagcagacgctTCGGTCGAGCGGGCAAGGAGTGTCCGGGATgttaacgtttctctccctctcGGACACTCCTagcccactcgaccgaaacctctgcttggagaacagcATTTTGTAGCCTGGTAAACCATCGTTCACTCGCTGATGTCTCTACGGTGCCTGGAGTGTTGCCCGCCCACCCAGTTCATTAGCGTACGCCTGGGGATTTTTACGGGATCGGTTTCAATTACTTCCTTTAATCGGCAGTAATCAGAAAGGCCGGCTAACCTGAAATATAAGCTGTCAGAGATAGGCCGGTGGGTAATGCCGACCCGTGGAGAATGGTAACCACGCTAGACATTTTGCAATGTAGTACAAGGTGAGCTTGATATacatgggtcaaaggttaaaaaCCTGTTGTGACCTCAGAACCAGGTGATTACTCGTGAAGCTGCATGCTACATGCCAACGCCAATGTTAACTTTAATGTTCGGAATGATATGTGGATATAAGTTAGATAGCCATTTTCAGTGGCGATTTTGTAACCTAGCTTGCTTTTCACAAGGTGTATTTTATTTTAGGATGCATTTCCCCTGTATAGTTGTGTAACATGTGCTGTCTCTCTGTCTTGCCAATAGTACAAGTGTTGAATATTCCATCGACATACAAGGATTGTCACAAGATAAAGCAAACTTCGCTATCTGTGGCGGAAATTCTAACCAGTTCTTACGTTAAATATATTGGGAAATCATGTATATTCAATGTTTTGATGCAGGTTTGTTCTGTAATTTCACTATGGAGGAATGGTGGCGCGGCAGGTTTtatctagcctgagtaccagcctttttagcttccgtacgctacccaagctgcTAGGTTTTATCTGGGAAGTTCCAGTCGACGACAATATGATAAAACTATCTTCTTGTGTGGTCCAAACCgtttatctatcaaaatgttGGACAATGCATGTTCCACTGCATgtagaaaagaagtcaaaccctttaAATAGCTTGATTATAAGTAGAAATAGATTTAGAATGGTTGTCATTTCGCTCTTAATTCATTTATATTCATTTTCCTTCAAACGTTGtatactagcctgggtgccatcctatttctaccgggggctcctacactcgctacccttaaaaatttgtttagggtagcgagtgtaggagcccccggtagaattaggatggcacccaggctagttgtTTACCGCtgttttgctttgctttgtttgcaattagccttcgggcatcgTTTTAcaataatgtttttattgatgAATGGATAAAGATCTTTATCGTACATATACACCCACTGGATTGAATACTTGTACAGGTctcgacaaacaaacaatttacaGATGCATGTATACAATATTGTCAAGCAAGTACGAGTATTATAGTGTGAATTCGAGTTAATATAATTTCAATTCAGATTTCATTGTGCATCATCACTTCATTTTACTCTTTACAAAATATTCCATAGGTAAACAGGCTGTGGCAGCAGTGTTGTATCAAATTGCTGACTATAATGTACCACTATCCCAGAAAGGTACAGGGCACAAGTTAGTCGTTTGTTccgtaaggcccccattccactagacagcgctctcactgcgacctaaaacaAACtttaatccttgatttcattactggaatatcatgcaaaatgtaaaagtatggctgaacagacagcaaaacaaacaaagcgtaaACAGATTGATTTtctaatctatgaaattcgttgagtgctctgttAAATCTGAgtggtcgcagagagcgcgagAGGAGAGCGCCGTCGTAGTAGAATGGGGGTATAAGCTGTAATGATGGCGATATATGTATGGAAACGACTTTTACGCGTAACATTCGTTTAAACGGCAGacgtaaaaaaaagaagataatccTTCCAGATCACAACGGAAAACAAACATCCTTACGGCTCCATCTGTAAAGGTGACtgaaaactctgaatagacCGTTAATCCATAGCAGCTTATATGAGACGGTAGGAGAGAAGCCTTAATTGCTAGTCATTTAACGGTTCCTAGAAGCTGTAGATCTGTTAAGTCAGCGCTTATCTGTGcaaatctattctccaagcagacgttcgACTCCTGATGGGACTAGCTATGGCAAAAGAATGATTTCTCTTATGGGAAAATATATGTGATTGCACTTGGATTTGGGCTTGTCACAAGAGTACGTTATCCAAAAAGGGGTCAGGCATTACAAATCTGAGGTCTTTCCCAAGAGTGACTTATTTATAGAAAACTCTTGTGATGTCAATGTTTTTCTTCAGTTCAAAGCCAAACGTTTGATTGATTATAAGATTTAGGTTGCAATTAGCCTGTGGCGTTAGCCTCATCTTTCAACAATAGTTTGTTGTTTGGATACAGCACTACACTGTAGAAGAAGGGCGAAGTTTCAGTTTTTTCAAATATACAATGCCTTATggtatgtatgcatgttttaCATTCACAGACCCATGATCTTATGCTACATGCCTATAAACAGTATATTAGAGTCACTTTATTCTATTGATGATAGCATTCCGCATCCGtctatttacaggtttgcttagcaaaacctttgttggatccgttggcatgtgtggtggccgccatcttgattttgtgacgtcgcagggtagccataccatttcattgggaggggtgatTTTtagggtcgctagcgttctctctatttttttaacaaatcggcacacaactatcacacattcaactcaaataaaaattcaataccaattcatatttataaaaagaccacgtaatcgctaaactaacatagctaACCTggagtatatgtagcacaaatacctAACTCTAGTTCCTGCTTGTCTAGCTAAGTTTTCTAAAGGTAAG is a window of Branchiostoma lanceolatum isolate klBraLanc5 chromosome 8, klBraLanc5.hap2, whole genome shotgun sequence DNA encoding:
- the LOC136440186 gene encoding uncharacterized protein, giving the protein MFPTTGNDMRATNGLSIAQRLDPDLVKTLFTAVLCLGGFIVTTIGFSTTYVTPAMYIGPLMLAVCFVLCLVKCVQWHGGIHTLDETTEYAGRTVSTDRTVPGQVVIARPTPATSTSRQPNMAAPTRAWPYPSYSRYSQGNRQEEQVPYPVPYPPMGARPSLTSPTAPTNPVLPPYTPAAWAGDEPPPSYDEATKSYPEK